One genomic window of Vidua macroura isolate BioBank_ID:100142 chromosome 16, ASM2450914v1, whole genome shotgun sequence includes the following:
- the NT5M gene encoding 5'(3')-deoxyribonucleotidase, mitochondrial: MILLSSFLHLRPRRCGPLAGLGRGLGPAAGSRRALRVLVDMDGVLADFEGGFLKKFRARYPDKPYIALEDRRGFWVSEQYGRLGPELSEKAISIWESKNFFIELDPLPGAVEAVKQMANLADTDVFICTSPIKKYRYCPYEKYAWVEKHFGPEFLEQIVLTRDKTVVSADLLIDDRPDITGAEQNPTWEHVLFTACHNKHLQLKPPGRRLHSWSDDWKAILDSKRLPPGQAT, encoded by the exons ATGATTTTGCTGAGCAGCTTCCTGCACCTGCGGCCCCGGCGCTGCGGCCCCTTggccgggctgggcagggggctgggcCCCGCGGCGGGGTCCCGCAGGGCTCTGCGGGTGCTGGTGGACATGGACGGGGTGCTGGCCGACTTCGAGGGAGGCTTCCTGAAGAAATTCAGGGCCAGGTACCCCGACAAGCCCTACATTGCCCTGGAGGACCGGAGAGGCTTCTGGGTGTCGGAGCAGTACGGGCGCCTGGGACCCGAGCTGAGT GAGAAAGCCATCAGCATCTGGGAATCCAAGAACTTCTTCATCGAGCTGGATCCActccctggggctgtggaaGCTGTGAAGCAAATGGCAAATTTGGCAGA CACTGATGTGTTCATCTGCACGAGCCCAATCAAGAAGTACCGGTACTGCCCTTATGAGAAG TATGCCTGGGTGGAGAAGCACTTTGGCCCTGAATTTCTTGAGCAGATTGTTTTGACACGAGATAAGACGGTGGTTTCTGCTGATCTGCTTATAGACGACAGACCTGATATCACAG gggcagagcagaaCCCCACCTGGGAGCACGTGCTCTTCACTGCCTGCCACAACAAACACCTGCAGCTGAAGCCCCCCGGCCGCCGGCTGCACTCCTGGTCTGATGACTGGAAGGCCATTCTGGACAGCAAACGCCTCCCACCTGGCCAGGCCACCTAA
- the MED9 gene encoding mediator of RNA polymerase II transcription subunit 9: MASGPAGRAAEEPPPPEPPAEQKPPPLPPAQEEFSFLPLVHDIIKCMDKDSQDVHQVLNELKNKFQEMRKLISTMPGIGVSPEQQQQQLQNLREQVRTKNELLQKYKSLCMFEIPKE; encoded by the exons ATGGCGTCCGGGCCCGCGGGCCGCGCCGCtgaggagccgccgccgccggagccgcccgCCGAGCAGaagccgccgccgctgccgcccgcgCAGGAGGAGTTCTCCTTCCTGCCGCTCGTCCACGACATCATCAAATG caTGGACAAGGACAGCCAGGATGTTCACCAAGTACTGAATGAGCTCAAGAACAAGTTCCAGGAGATGAGGAAGCTGATCAGCACCATGCCTGGCATTGGggtgagcccagagcagcagcagcagcagctgcagaacctGCGGGAGCAGGTCCGGACCAAAAACGAGCTGCTACAGAAGTACAAGAGCCTCTGCATGTTTGAAATCCCCAAGGAGTAG